A section of the Lineus longissimus chromosome 1, tnLinLong1.2, whole genome shotgun sequence genome encodes:
- the LOC135493332 gene encoding uncharacterized protein LOC135493332 — MTKTLGSLNNNSVLDLLVPHKANNIHPLNRQDGDEEGEPASSLSAEKTLDGPQGYVAANVGAIQGSPSQHCTRATRTSATRTRDTRTRDTRIRDSKDDIAVYRIEMMAVEKIQPLNQDLQFVLW, encoded by the exons atgacgaagacattgggctctttgaataacaacagtgtccttgacctccttgtgcctcacaaagctaataatatacaccccctaaatcgacaagacggcgatgaagaaggagagccggcctccagcttgtcagccgagaagacactggatggaccccaaggatatgttgctgccaatgttggagccatacagg gcagcccgagccaacattgtacaagggccacaaggacaagtgccacaaggacaagggacacaaggacaagggacacaaggataAGGGATTCAAAAGACGATattgcagtctacagg attgagatgatggctgtcgagaagatCCAACCACttaaccaagatctacaattcgtgctatggtag
- the LOC135493342 gene encoding MICAL-like protein 1 has protein sequence MASGALKMKGLLQWCKKHTEGYPGVEVTNFTSAWKDGLAFCAIIHKFRPDLIDFNSLSKENVLENNALAFRLAEQELGIPALLDAEDMVAMRVPDKLCIVTYVSQYYNHLRDKNPEGGPGVQKAVKRPGATSPTSAPESKRISKAPQTQTPEKSNGLPSTSKRGTLGDTCTECKKKVYLLERHILEGKLYHRQCYRQSEKGRENFTSRPLSPTSPTKSFGPGLSPQNTNQSSPFRQRQNVPDEKLDSPQRVASRPKIPDSLQDKSGETKSKGTNNNRPVSKQQQGARTESPMDTNENDSSEPAWMRWVDKSAVPEKKSPEKRETKSTGKTGAISNGAMKDNSPDSSGKAESEFNVQFGKKQSPSSTPRTDKQWGKKTDNTGDSGATSKPAWAQSDPKAGLRSVADSTRSSSPKTRPKTDVKDNILDVRKDTPGTTLASSTSSTNIQLGNTNQEKEAAKAGLLKSLAGIRGLGEGASTTPAADKNTPGKFTIRTNDTATPSTLNMRGKSPARQDRSPGSSTGNVNKLTTPLGETKPNDKQESPVLSKPKRDVSPGISKLKSPDQTKRDPSPGTSKFKSPENTANALPTGSPSKMAPSKDKVPTASITKPVGDSVLTTSITKPHGDKVSITGIVKKDSPDKKSSPKTRRPRSPQKTERGAKSAVSLKDVTESDTVKTSISISVDLKPAATGQASKKFETVTVDVKIPADSSPSRPLSVIPGGDPPPKPPRTLLRDAKLDNRPEWQIEAEKRTNARKGGYKDPEKPWLYKDTDSPPKMTTDAKRTSDYPDDKNPFGADDVDQSPVKEKKYRSNNPFGSTDTLDQSPLEERQKYKPANPFAGSSDSEEDIENPFEGDDLPIKTSTLRPDETKKSGIAGAPEPTQKHAWLEDKKPEEVRKRAAPRLPGPAVTNQSPSKQNTKQNNLTPNLTPPVRPARPMSEGNTARTASPSRLKGKAPRPPGPLGTPGSTPQGSPVKTNIHLSPARHVPKVEPPKPEWVGSPMKNLRKITPDKIEFNRMSSTEIESDSSGLPDSPEIEHRRAMKSPSVRRSVKSMPAPPHPVPASRRKIITEERISPDQIIRELDDLDQKQTEIEKKARILEETIRDAEINESPNEDELLQQWFELVNDKNQLVRREADLVYIDRQQELEEMHAEIEHELRHLMSKQEQLKTSSDRAREEELLQELLEVVNKRNYIVENMDEDRLRYEEEDRVIEEMMASKFDGKANSSDEKIKQKKKKDKKKKKHKGSEFSCVAARD, from the exons ATGGCTTCTGGAGCGTTGAAGATGAAGGGGCTACTCCAGTGGTGTAAGAAACACACTGAGGGGTACCCAGGAGTAGAGGTGACTAACTTCACATCAGCTTGGAAAGATGGACTGGCATTCTGTGCCATCATTCACAAGTTCAGACCAGATCTGAT AGACTTCAATTCCCTCTCCAAAGAAAATGTTCTCGAGAATAATGCTTTG GCATTCCGGCTTGCTGAGCAAGAACTCGGTATTCCAGCCCTTCTGGATGCAGAGGATATGGTTGCTATGAGGGTGCCAGATAAACTCTGTATTGTGACTTATGTATCACAGTACTATAATCATCTAAGGGATAAAAATCCAG AGGGCGGACCTGGTGTACAGAAGGCTGTCAAACGACCCGGAGCGACCTCGCCCACATCTGCACCTGAAAGTAAACGAATATCCAAGGCACCTCAAACACAA ACACCAGAGAAGAGCAATGGATTACCATCAACTTCAAAACGTGGAACATTGGGTGATACATGTACAGAATGTAAGAAAAAGGTCTACCTACTCGAGCGCCACATATTGGAGGGAAAACTGTACCACAGACAGTGTTATCGGCAAAGTGAAAAAGGGCGTGAAAATTTCACGTCAAGGCCACTTAGTCCAACTTCACCAACAAAATCATTCGGGCCAGGTCTGAGTCCCCAGAATACAAATCAATCATCACCATTTCGACAACGACAAAATGTTCCTGATGAGAAATTGGACTCTCCTCAAAGGGTGGCATCGCGGCCAAAGATACCGGATTCTCTCCAAGATAAAAGTGGTGAAACAAAATCTAAGGGGACTAATAATAACAGGCCTGTTTCAAAACAGCAGCAGGGTGCGAGAACAGAGTCTCCTATGGACACGAATGAGAATGATTCTAGTGAACCAGCCTGGATGAGATGGGTCGATAAATCAGCTGTGCCTGAAAAGAAAAGTCCTGAAAAGAGAGAGACCAAGTCGACTGGAAAAACTGGAGCTATCTCTAATGGTGCTATGAAAGACAATTCCCCTGATAGCTCGGGAAAAGCAGAGTCTGAGTTTAATGTTCAGTTCGGGAAGAAGCAAAGTCCAAGCTCAACGCCTAGGACAGATAAGCAATGGGGTAAAAAGACTGATAATACTGGGGATAGTGGTGCTACTTCGAAGCCAGCCTGGGCCCAGTCCGACCCCAAGGCTGGTCTCAGATCTGTGGCAGATAGTACTCGTTCGTCATCACCTAAAACTAGACCTAAAACTGATGTGAAAGATAACATTTTGGATGTGAGGAAGGACACCCCTGGAACAACACTCGCGTCTTCTACTAGTTCAACCAACATTCAATTAGGAAACACTAACCAAGAAAAAGAAGCTGCAAAGGCCGGTTTATTAAAATCTTTGGCAGGAATTCGTGGTCTTGGTGAAGGTGCCAGCACCACACCTGCTGCAGACAAAAACACACCAGGGAAATTCACAATACGAACGAATGACACTGCAACGCCATCTACGCTAAACATGCGGGGTAAATCTCCTGCTCGTCAGGATCGGTCACCAGGGTCCTCTACTGGCAATGTGAACAAACTAACCACACCGCTGGGTGAAACAAAACCTAATGATAAACAAGAGTCTCCTGTACTGTCTAAGCCAAAAAGAGATGTGTCACCGggtatttcaaaattgaaatcgcCCGATCAGACAAAAAGAGACCCATCGCCAGGTACTTCCAAATTTAAATCTCCAGAAAATACAGCCAATGCCCTACCTACTGGTAGTCCATCGAAGATGGCCCCCAGCAAAGATAAAGTTCCAACCGCTAGTATTACAAAACCTGTGGGTGATAGTGTTTTGACCACCAGTATTACAAAACCTCATGGAGATAAAGTTTCAATAACTGGTATTGTAAAGAAAGATTCACCTGATAAAAAATCATCTCCAAAAACCAGGAGACCTCGGTCTCCACAAAAGACTGAGAGAGGGGCAAAATCCGCAGTATCTTTAAAAGATGTGACAGAATCAGATACTGTTAAAACCTCTATCAGTATCAGTGTTGATCTGAAGCCTGCTGCTACTGGTCAAGCAAgtaaaaaatttgaaactgtGACAGTAGATGTCAAGATCCCGGCAGATTCCTCCCCATCAAGACCACTCAGTGTCATTCCTGGTGGAGATCCCCCTCCCAAGCCTCCAAGGACCTTACTTCGGGATGCAAAGCTTGACAATCGTCCTGAATGGCAGATTGAAGCAGAGAAGCGGACAAATGCCCGAAAGGGTGGTTATAAAGACCCGGAAAAACCGTGGTTGTACAAAGACACTGACTCTCCTCCTAAAATGACTACAGATGCAAAACGAACCTCTGACTACCCTGATGATAAGAACCCATTCGGAGCAGATGACGTTGACCAGAGCCCGGTTAAGGAAAAGAAATATAGATCAAATAATCCATTTGGCAGCACTGATACTCTTGATCAGAGTCCATTGGAGGAACGCCAGAAATACAAACCGGCTAATCCATTTGCTGGGAGTAGTGACTCCGAGGAAGACATCGAGAATCCTTTTGAGGGAGATGACTTACCGATCAAGACAAGCACCCTGCGACCAGATGAAACAAAGAAGTCGGGTATTGCTGGTGCTCCGGAACCCACTCAAAAACATGCATGGTTGGAGGACAAGAAACCTGAAGAAGTAAGAAAGAGGGCTGCGCCTAGGCTACCAGGGCCAGCTGTTACTAACCAAAGTCCGAGCaaacaaaacacaaaacagaacaATTTAACACCAAATTTGACGCCTCCAGTGCGTCCTGCCAGGCCGATGTCTGAAGGAAATACAGCTCGGACTGCTTCTCCGAGCAGATTAAAGGGCAAGGCACCAAGGCCACCTGGACCTCTGGGTACTCCAGGTAGCACGCCCCAAGGATCTCCTGTCAAGACCAACATTCACTTATCCCCAGCAAGACATGTTCCAAAGGTTGAACCTCCAAAGCCAGAATGGGTTGGGTCTCCGATGAAGAATCTGAGGAAGATTACGCCAGATAAGATTGAGTTCAACCGAATGTCGAGTACCGAGATTGAGAGTGACTCGAGTGGTCTCCCGGATTCACCAGAGATCGAGCATCGACGAGCGATGAAGTCACCATCAGTCAGGAGGTCAGTCAAGAGTATGCCAGCACCTCCTCATCCTGTGCCAGCGTCACGGAGAAAG ATCATCACAGAAGAGCGTATATCCCCTGATCAGATCATCAGAGAGCTGGATGATCTCGATCAGAAGCAGACGGAGATTGAGAAAAAGGCCAGGATTCTGGAGGAAACGATTAGGGACG CCGAGATAAATGAATCCCCAAACGAAGATGAATTACTGCAACAGTGGTTTGAGTTGGTCAACGACAAGAACCAGCTGGTCAGGCGGGAGGCGGATTTAGTTTACAT TGATCGTCAGCAAGAGTTGGAAGAAATGCATGCTGAGATTGAGCACGAACTCAGACATCTGATGAGTAAACAAG AACAACTGAAGACCTCATCTGACCGTGCCAGAGAAGAGGAACTGTTACAAGAGTTGTTGGAAGTTGTCAACAAGAGGAATTACATTGTCGAAAACATGGATGAGGATAGACTGCG ctaTGAAGAAGAAGACAGAGTAATTGAGGAGATGATGGCTTCGAAATTTGATGGAAAAGCCAATTCCTCTGATGAGAAAAtcaaacaaaagaagaaaaaagataagaagaagaagaagcataaAGGAAGTGAGTTCTCCTGTGTGGCTGCACGGGACTAG